The following coding sequences are from one Nicotiana tabacum cultivar K326 chromosome 1, ASM71507v2, whole genome shotgun sequence window:
- the LOC107824136 gene encoding transcription termination factor MTERF4, chloroplastic yields the protein MSSIFRRKDTFLKLILGKTYQNPQKIFIHLPTSINQRPFSTQSPKKFPEYEMPSVTWGILQKNKEKLVSRVIISDYLKSIGIVTNELEDQELPSTVEIMRERVEFLQNIGLTIDDINEYPLMLGYSVRKNVIPVLTYLEKIGIQRSSLGEFVKRYPQCLNASVVVELVPVVNFLRGLDVEKLDIGYVLMKYPELLGFKLEGTMSTSVAYLVSIGVNPRDIGPMVTQYPYLLGMRVGTMIKPFVDYLLSLGLPKKILARMLEKRAYLLGYDLEQTVKVNVNCLLSFGIRREALPSVIAQYPQILGLPLKAKLSSQQYFFKLKRKIDTDGFARVIERMPQIVSLQQHAILKPVEFLLGRGFSADDVAKMIIKCPQLVAVQVGFMKNGYYFFKSDMGRPMEELVDFPDYFTYSLELRIKPRYQRLQSKGIKCSLAWFLNCSDQRFEERLYGDYIVPESSGPSFCMGGKLEMAGSDNVSEEEESDDDSLYRRTVSL from the coding sequence ATGAGTTCAATTTTCAGAAGAAAAGATACATTCTTGAAGCTAATTCTTGGAAAAACCTACCAAAACCCTCAAAAAATATTTATTCATCTTCCTACGTCTATAAATCAGAGGCCCTTTTCAACCCAGTCGCCAAAAAAATTCCCTGAGTATGAAATGCCTTCAGTGACATGGGGAATATtgcaaaagaataaagaaaaacttgTCTCAAGAGTTATAATTTCTGACTATTTAAAAAGTATAGGCATAGTCACTAATGAATTAGAGGATCAAGAATTGCCATCTACAGTTGAAATCATGCGTGAACGTGTCGAATTTCTGCAGAATATTGGTTTAACAATTGATGATATCAATGAGTATCCCTTAATGCTTGGATATAGTGTGAGGAAAAATGTAATCCCTGTTTTGACATATTTAGAAAAAATAGGGATTCAAAGGTCAAGTCTTGGTGAATTTGTTAAACGTTATCCACAATGTTTGAATGCTAGTGTTGTAGTGGAGCTCGTTCCGGTTGTCAATTTTTTACGGGGGCTTGATGTCGAGAAGCTTGATATTGGATATGTTTTAATGAAATACCCAGAGTTGTTAGGGTTTAAGCTCGAGGGAACGATGAGTACTTCAGTAGCTTACTTGGTCAGTATAGGGGTTAATCCGAGGGATATAGGGCCAATGGTAACACAATATCCATATTTATTGGGGATGAGAGTTGGGACCATGATTAAACCGTTTGTGGACTATTTGCTTTCGTTGGGTTTGCCGAAGAAAATTTTAGCAAGGATGCTCGAGAAACGGGCGTATCTGCTTGGATATGATCTTGAACAGACAGTGAAAGTGAATGTAAATTGCTTGCTTAGTTTTGGAATTAGGAGGGAAGCTCTGCCTTCTGTTATTGCACAATATCCGCAAATTCTTGGTTTGCCTTTGAAGGCTAAGCTGTCATCACAACAGTATTTCTTTAAGTTGAAGCGCAAGATTGATACTGATGGGTTTGCTCGTGTAATTGAGAGGATGCCGCAAATTGTTAGCCTTCAACAGCATGCTATATTGAAACCTGTAGAGTTCCTTCTTGGGCGGGGTTTTTCAGCTGATGATGTGGCTAAGATGATTATAAAATGTCCTCAGTTAGTTGCTGTACAAGTTGGCTTCATGAAAAATGGCTATTACTTTTTCAAGAGTGATATGGGCAGGCCAATGGAAGAACTTGTGGACTTTCCGGACTATTTCACTTATAGTTTAGAATTAAGAATCAAGCCGAGGTACCAGAGGTTGCAAAGCAAGGGAATCAAATGTTCTTTGGCTTGGTTTCTCAACTGCAGTGACCAAAGATTTGAAGAGAGATTGTATGGTGATTATATAGTGCCTGAAAGTTCCGGTCCATCATTTTGTATGGGTGGGAAGTTAGAAATGGCAGGCAGTGATAATGTATCAGAAGAGGAGGAAAGTGATGATGATTCACTTTATAGACGCACTGTCTCTTTGTAG